One window from the genome of Rickettsiella endosymbiont of Xylota segnis encodes:
- the coaE gene encoding dephospho-CoA kinase (Dephospho-CoA kinase (CoaE) performs the final step in coenzyme A biosynthesis.): protein MFTIALTGGIASGKSTVARYFAELGVSIIDADQIGRELIDNSSEIRDQLIARFGASILKKNATIDRDKLRAIIFAHLKDREWLECLLHPLIYRAIQIALKKATGIYSLLVIPLLLEERTSILRKQKPSTKDYIKLNRILLVTASRELQVQRAHERDLLKKNQINAILAAQISTTESIKRTDDIIHNDSSLQNLYSSTIALHEKYLSLLPDTKNSLDDSTFLGYYLAFK from the coding sequence GTGTTCACTATAGCGTTAACGGGTGGAATTGCAAGTGGCAAGTCTACGGTTGCTCGTTACTTTGCTGAATTGGGAGTAAGTATTATCGATGCTGACCAAATTGGTCGGGAGCTTATTGATAATTCTTCTGAAATCCGTGATCAATTAATTGCCCGTTTTGGCGCTAGCATATTAAAAAAAAATGCGACTATCGATCGAGATAAACTACGAGCAATTATTTTTGCTCATCTTAAAGATCGAGAATGGTTAGAATGCTTATTACATCCATTAATATATCGAGCAATACAAATAGCCTTAAAAAAAGCTACAGGCATATATAGTTTACTAGTAATACCATTATTGTTAGAAGAAAGGACTTCTATATTACGCAAGCAAAAACCCTCTACCAAAGATTATATTAAATTAAATCGTATTTTATTGGTCACCGCCTCCCGAGAGTTGCAAGTTCAACGCGCACACGAACGTGATCTCTTAAAAAAAAACCAAATTAATGCCATTTTAGCTGCACAAATATCAACTACAGAAAGTATTAAACGAACAGACGATATTATTCATAATGATTCCAGCTTACAAAATTTATATAGCTCAACCATCGCATTGCATGAGAAATATTTGTCATTATTGCCCGATACAAAAAATTCTCTTGATGATTCAACCTTTCTTGGTTATTATCTCGCCTTCAAATAG
- the parE gene encoding DNA topoisomerase IV subunit B produces the protein MKSKSSSSKKYTAEAIEVLSGLDPVKRRPGMYTDTSRPNHLAQEVIDNSVDEAMAGYARHIDVVLYADNSLEVSDDGRGMPVDIHPEEKVTGVELILTRLHAGGKFNHKNYRYSGGLHGVGVSVVNALSRHLEVTIKRDGFIYQIQFEQGNKKSNLKKLGKADDAVSGTSLRFWPDKHYFDNEKFSVSRLKHSLRAKAVLCPGLNVSFTDKQTNKKDEWFYEDGVVSYLKDSLSQYERLPIEPFNGHFVAETEEVDWALCWLLESGEGLMESYVNLIPTIQGGTHVNGLRTGLLEAMREFCELRDLLPRGLKLAPEDVWEGCHYVLSVKLLEPQFSGQTKERLTSRQSAAFVSGVIKDAFSLWLNQHVAEAENLAELMIANAQKRLRVSKQIARKKILSGAVLPGKLADCTQTDLSRTELFLVEGDSAGGSAKQARDREFQAIMPLRGKILNSWEVASNQVLGSQEIHDIAVALGVDPGSGDLSGLRYGKICVLADADSDGLHIATLLCGLFLKHFRSLIEAGHIYIAMPPLYRIDIGKEVFYALDDEEKQGILDRLSAENKKGKVSIQRFKGLGEMNPMQLRETTMAPDTRRLVQLTMDNEQKTFSLMDMLLAKKRSGDRKIWLEQKGDIATL, from the coding sequence ATGAAATCTAAATCTTCTTCTTCAAAAAAATATACGGCTGAAGCAATCGAAGTCTTAAGCGGCCTCGACCCGGTAAAGCGACGACCTGGTATGTATACCGACACCTCTCGGCCTAATCATTTGGCACAAGAAGTAATTGATAATAGTGTTGATGAAGCGATGGCTGGTTATGCACGACATATTGATGTGGTGTTATATGCGGATAATTCTTTAGAAGTCAGTGATGACGGTCGTGGTATGCCTGTTGATATCCATCCTGAAGAAAAAGTGACAGGCGTAGAACTTATTCTGACCAGGCTTCATGCAGGTGGTAAATTTAATCATAAAAATTATCGCTATTCAGGTGGTTTACATGGGGTCGGTGTATCCGTAGTTAATGCTTTATCGCGTCATTTAGAAGTCACTATTAAGCGCGATGGATTTATATATCAAATTCAATTTGAACAGGGTAATAAAAAATCTAATCTAAAAAAATTAGGTAAAGCTGACGATGCAGTATCAGGAACCTCTCTCCGGTTTTGGCCGGATAAACACTATTTTGATAACGAAAAATTTTCAGTTAGTCGCTTAAAACATAGCTTACGAGCTAAAGCTGTCCTTTGCCCAGGCTTAAACGTTAGTTTTACTGATAAACAAACTAATAAAAAAGATGAATGGTTTTATGAGGATGGCGTGGTTAGTTATTTAAAGGATAGTTTAAGTCAATATGAGCGTTTACCTATAGAACCTTTTAATGGTCACTTTGTTGCTGAGACTGAAGAAGTTGATTGGGCATTATGTTGGCTTTTAGAAAGTGGTGAAGGATTGATGGAAAGTTATGTTAATTTAATTCCAACTATTCAAGGAGGAACACATGTCAATGGTTTACGAACCGGTTTACTAGAAGCGATGAGGGAGTTTTGCGAATTACGTGATTTATTGCCCCGGGGATTAAAATTAGCACCTGAAGATGTATGGGAAGGATGCCACTATGTATTATCTGTAAAATTATTGGAACCTCAGTTTTCCGGTCAAACGAAAGAAAGACTTACATCACGCCAATCTGCAGCATTTGTTTCTGGTGTAATAAAAGATGCTTTTAGTTTATGGCTCAATCAGCATGTTGCTGAGGCAGAAAATTTAGCAGAGCTAATGATAGCTAATGCACAAAAACGTTTACGAGTCAGTAAGCAAATCGCACGTAAGAAGATTTTAAGTGGAGCAGTATTGCCAGGGAAGTTAGCCGATTGTACGCAAACAGACTTAAGTCGCACAGAGTTATTTTTAGTTGAAGGCGATTCAGCGGGTGGTTCCGCAAAACAAGCTCGAGATAGAGAGTTTCAAGCGATTATGCCATTACGAGGAAAAATTTTAAATTCTTGGGAAGTAGCGAGTAATCAAGTATTAGGTTCACAAGAAATTCATGATATTGCTGTAGCTCTGGGTGTTGACCCTGGGTCTGGCGATTTATCAGGTTTACGTTACGGTAAAATTTGTGTGCTAGCAGATGCGGATTCTGATGGTTTACATATTGCTACGTTGCTATGCGGTTTATTTTTAAAACATTTCCGATCCTTAATTGAAGCGGGACATATTTATATTGCTATGCCACCACTCTATCGTATAGATATCGGCAAAGAAGTTTTTTATGCGTTGGATGATGAAGAAAAGCAAGGTATTTTGGATAGATTAAGTGCAGAAAATAAAAAAGGAAAAGTCAGCATACAGCGATTTAAAGGCTTAGGTGAAATGAATCCCATGCAATTGCGCGAAACAACCATGGCTCCCGATACACGAAGGCTAGTTCAACTTACCATGGATAATGAACAAAAAACGTTTTCTTTGATGGATATGTTATTAGCAAAAAAACGATCGGGCGATCGAAAAATATGGTTAGAACAAAAAGGTGATATCGCAACCCTATAA
- a CDS encoding class I SAM-dependent methyltransferase, translating into MTNQTINLSDILYQYMLSISLHEPAILKSLRETTLKLSSHGMQISPEQGQLMALLVELIGAKKTLEIGVYTGYSSLVVALALPEMGKVIACDINTETSAIAQNFWKKAGVAHKIDLKLAPALETLDSLIKQDQSNTFDFIFIDADKQNYLNYYERSLTLLRTSGLMLVDNVLWSGRVADTQVHDKQTLAIRAFNQAIYQDKRISMSLIPIGDGLTLLRKR; encoded by the coding sequence ATGACGAACCAAACCATAAACCTTAGCGATATACTCTATCAATATATGTTATCCATTTCCTTGCATGAGCCTGCCATTTTAAAGTCGTTAAGAGAAACAACGCTTAAATTATCTTCCCACGGCATGCAAATCTCACCTGAACAGGGACAATTGATGGCACTTCTGGTTGAGTTAATTGGTGCTAAAAAAACTTTAGAGATAGGGGTCTACACGGGTTATAGCTCTTTAGTAGTCGCTTTAGCTCTACCTGAAATGGGAAAAGTTATTGCGTGTGATATCAATACTGAAACAAGCGCTATAGCGCAAAATTTTTGGAAAAAAGCAGGCGTAGCACATAAAATCGATCTGAAATTAGCGCCGGCATTAGAAACTCTCGATAGCTTGATTAAGCAAGACCAATCGAATACTTTCGATTTTATCTTTATTGACGCAGACAAACAAAATTACTTAAATTATTATGAACGTTCATTAACATTACTACGAACAAGTGGTCTAATGCTAGTCGATAATGTCCTTTGGAGTGGTCGCGTCGCTGATACACAAGTCCATGACAAACAAACTCTAGCTATTCGTGCATTTAACCAAGCTATTTATCAAGATAAGCGTATTAGTATGAGTTTAATACCCATAGGTGATGGACTTACTTTATTAAGAAAACGTTAG
- a CDS encoding RnfABCDGE type electron transport complex subunit B, giving the protein MKSKKTSILARDFTPLVIEIDALLPQTQCGQCSYSGCLPYAQAIAEDKAEINRCPPGGIKTLQSLAKLLEKNSEPFIEEMQKQITPPMIASIRESECIGCTKCIQACPVDAILGAAKQLHVVLTQECTGCRLCLSPCPVDCIDMLLLNRPNYNPQQARERYYTKKQRLEFTQDHPSLIKDKTQPQNEQNAYIQAAIRRVKEKKQRLQSTHKARE; this is encoded by the coding sequence ATGAAATCGAAAAAAACATCTATTTTAGCAAGAGATTTTACACCTCTGGTTATCGAGATCGATGCTTTACTTCCACAGACGCAATGTGGCCAGTGTAGTTATTCTGGTTGCCTCCCTTATGCTCAAGCTATTGCAGAAGATAAAGCAGAAATAAATCGTTGCCCACCGGGAGGTATAAAAACGCTGCAAAGTTTAGCAAAATTGTTAGAAAAAAATTCTGAACCATTTATTGAAGAAATGCAAAAACAGATAACCCCACCCATGATAGCGTCTATACGCGAGTCTGAATGTATTGGGTGTACGAAATGCATCCAAGCATGTCCTGTCGACGCTATTCTTGGCGCTGCCAAGCAATTACATGTTGTATTAACGCAAGAATGCACTGGTTGTAGACTTTGTCTTTCACCTTGCCCGGTTGACTGTATTGATATGTTGTTGTTAAATCGGCCTAACTATAATCCTCAACAAGCACGAGAACGTTATTATACAAAAAAACAACGTCTTGAATTCACACAAGATCACCCTAGTCTAATTAAAGATAAAACTCAACCACAAAACGAACAAAATGCTTATATTCAAGCTGCAATTAGACGAGTGAAAGAAAAAAAACAACGCTTACAATCGACACACAAAGCTCGCGAATAA
- the metG gene encoding methionine--tRNA ligase yields MQQTPRKLLVTIALPYANGSLHIGHLLEHIQGDIWVRFQKMLERDCIFISGEDAHGTPVMLAAQHRGISPDTLVTQIAEEHQRDLSEFYIDFDKFYTTHSPETEELITLIYQRMKNKGDVYSKTIQQAYDPKAQMFLPDRYVKGICPCCKTPGQYGDNCEVCSSTYSPLDLIDPKSTITGATPVAKTSEHYFFQLSNYTKFLHNWITHGHHLAEEISNKLLEWFKEGLHDLDISRDAPYFGFKIPGTENKFFYVWIDAPIGYMAAFKNLCLHRKDLNFDEYWSPATNTELYHFIGKDIINFHAIFWPAILKSADFRTPTAIFAHGYVTVNGQKMSKSRGTYISARHYLNHLDPEYLRYYFASKLSHKTEDIDFNWHDFIQKINSDLIGKLVNIASRCASFINKKFANKLSANLLMPNLTLEFINKGDEIAAYYESRDYNRAMKSIMELADQANQMIDAEKPWLLIKNSDSIQRAHEVCSLGLNLFRILMIYLKPVLPITAGKTEKFLNIPAMTWGQRQNTLLDHTINTFEPLLQRIPEEIIQNMQKTDSIASN; encoded by the coding sequence ATGCAGCAAACACCTCGTAAATTATTAGTTACTATCGCACTACCTTATGCTAATGGCTCCCTACATATCGGCCATTTGTTAGAACATATTCAAGGGGATATTTGGGTACGTTTTCAAAAAATGTTAGAGCGCGATTGTATTTTCATCTCTGGTGAAGATGCGCATGGGACTCCCGTGATGTTAGCAGCTCAACATCGCGGAATCAGCCCTGATACATTAGTAACTCAAATTGCCGAAGAACATCAACGTGATCTTTCTGAGTTTTATATTGATTTTGATAAGTTTTACACAACTCATTCACCAGAAACTGAAGAGTTAATAACACTTATTTATCAAAGAATGAAAAATAAAGGAGATGTGTACAGCAAAACCATCCAACAAGCTTATGATCCTAAAGCACAAATGTTTTTACCGGATCGTTATGTGAAAGGTATCTGTCCTTGTTGCAAAACTCCAGGTCAATATGGTGATAATTGTGAAGTATGCAGTTCTACCTATTCGCCTTTGGACCTTATTGATCCTAAATCGACAATTACAGGTGCTACGCCAGTAGCAAAAACCTCAGAACATTATTTTTTTCAACTTTCTAATTACACCAAATTCTTGCATAACTGGATAACACATGGCCATCATCTTGCCGAAGAAATAAGCAATAAGCTTTTAGAATGGTTTAAAGAAGGTTTGCATGATCTAGATATTTCACGTGATGCACCTTATTTTGGTTTTAAAATTCCGGGAACGGAGAATAAATTTTTTTATGTATGGATCGATGCACCTATCGGTTATATGGCAGCCTTTAAAAATCTTTGCTTGCACCGAAAGGATTTAAATTTTGATGAATATTGGTCCCCTGCCACTAATACCGAGTTGTATCATTTTATTGGTAAGGATATCATTAATTTTCATGCTATCTTTTGGCCAGCTATTTTAAAAAGTGCAGATTTTCGTACACCAACAGCAATTTTTGCCCATGGTTATGTGACTGTTAATGGTCAAAAAATGTCAAAATCCCGCGGAACCTACATTTCCGCACGGCACTATCTTAATCATTTGGATCCCGAATATTTACGTTATTATTTTGCTTCCAAACTAAGTCACAAAACAGAAGATATTGATTTTAATTGGCATGATTTTATCCAAAAAATTAATTCGGATTTAATCGGTAAGCTAGTCAATATTGCCAGTCGTTGTGCGAGTTTTATTAATAAAAAATTTGCTAATAAACTATCAGCAAATTTATTAATGCCTAATCTAACTCTAGAGTTTATCAATAAAGGTGATGAAATTGCAGCTTATTATGAAAGCCGAGATTACAACCGAGCAATGAAAAGCATTATGGAATTAGCGGATCAAGCTAATCAAATGATTGATGCTGAGAAACCTTGGCTCTTGATTAAAAATTCTGATTCAATTCAACGAGCTCATGAGGTATGCAGCTTAGGTTTAAATCTTTTTAGAATTTTAATGATTTATTTAAAACCGGTATTACCTATCACAGCGGGGAAAACAGAAAAATTTCTAAATATTCCTGCAATGACTTGGGGTCAAAGACAAAATACCTTATTGGATCATACTATTAATACTTTTGAGCCACTATTACAGCGTATCCCTGAAGAAATTATCCAGAATATGCAGAAAACAGATTCTATCGCTAGCAATTAA
- a CDS encoding carbonic anhydrase translates to MGHIFSKILHGYGVFRKKYAVGDNAVMRYLSDTGQKPQIMVISCCDSRVDPALILQCNPGDLFVVRNVANIVPPYQKDEALHGTSAALEFGICLLNIKHLILLGHSQCGGIDALLNSQNLSQNDFITKWVSSIKIPGNQIKNPDEYAKLALNRSYENCMTFPWIKEKTETQALTIHRWFFDIKTGQIFTYSENYNIYQALDV, encoded by the coding sequence ATGGGTCATATTTTTAGTAAAATATTGCATGGGTACGGTGTATTTAGAAAAAAATATGCTGTTGGTGATAATGCTGTAATGCGATACTTATCCGACACGGGTCAAAAACCGCAAATAATGGTTATTTCATGTTGTGATTCACGTGTCGACCCAGCATTAATACTACAATGTAACCCGGGCGATTTATTTGTGGTGCGCAATGTTGCGAATATAGTGCCGCCTTACCAAAAGGATGAAGCTTTGCATGGAACAAGCGCCGCCTTAGAATTTGGAATTTGTTTGTTGAATATTAAGCATCTTATTTTATTAGGCCATAGTCAATGCGGAGGAATAGATGCTTTACTAAATAGCCAAAATTTATCACAAAACGATTTTATTACTAAATGGGTTTCTTCAATAAAAATACCTGGGAATCAGATAAAAAATCCAGATGAATATGCAAAATTAGCTTTAAATCGTTCTTATGAAAACTGTATGACATTTCCTTGGATAAAAGAGAAAACAGAAACTCAAGCATTAACTATCCATCGTTGGTTTTTTGATATTAAAACCGGTCAAATCTTCACTTATTCAGAAAACTACAATATTTATCAAGCACTAGATGTTTAG
- the trpS gene encoding tryptophan--tRNA ligase — protein MTPAKPRLLTGDTPTGKLHLGHWLGSLALRVTLQKSYDCYFIIANIHAFTTRADFPEEIRQNTLEIALDYLAAGIDPKQSHIFVQSEIPAIAELTCFFSMLISFPRVMRNPTIKDEIRQKNLGDNYPFGFLLYPVGQVADILSFRPEIVPVGEDQIAHLELARECARRFNQIYCGVDPQTKDEDYVSSGGLFPIVQPKLSPVRRLIGTGPPNADGILPKMSKSLNNAIYLSDDPDMIKKKVMGMYTDPHRLRATDPGTIENNPLWIFHDIFNPDKEWVIEAKDKYRKGQIKDVECKQQLIDILVGITQPMRERRKIYEKDLGEVLQILKQGTEHANKIAEDTLDKAKTFMKQDYFKRILKFKKE, from the coding sequence ATGACTCCAGCAAAACCACGTTTACTTACCGGCGATACACCTACAGGGAAGCTCCATCTTGGTCATTGGCTAGGCTCCCTAGCTTTGCGAGTGACCTTACAAAAAAGCTATGATTGTTACTTTATTATCGCGAATATTCATGCATTTACTACGCGTGCGGACTTTCCTGAAGAAATTCGGCAGAATACTTTAGAGATTGCGTTAGATTATCTCGCTGCCGGCATCGACCCTAAACAAAGTCATATTTTTGTTCAATCGGAAATTCCTGCCATCGCTGAACTTACCTGTTTTTTTAGTATGCTGATTTCTTTTCCTAGAGTCATGCGTAACCCAACTATTAAAGATGAAATTCGCCAAAAAAATCTTGGCGATAATTATCCTTTTGGTTTTTTATTGTACCCAGTCGGTCAGGTGGCAGATATACTTAGTTTTCGCCCTGAAATTGTACCTGTTGGGGAAGATCAAATTGCTCACTTAGAGTTAGCACGCGAATGCGCACGTCGCTTTAACCAAATTTATTGCGGAGTTGATCCACAAACAAAAGATGAAGATTATGTTTCCAGCGGAGGATTATTTCCTATTGTCCAACCGAAACTTAGCCCAGTGCGTCGTTTAATTGGAACTGGACCACCCAATGCTGATGGGATATTACCCAAAATGAGTAAATCTTTAAATAATGCTATTTACCTAAGCGATGATCCGGACATGATCAAGAAAAAAGTAATGGGCATGTATACCGATCCACACCGATTAAGGGCGACAGACCCGGGGACTATAGAAAATAATCCTTTATGGATATTTCATGACATATTTAATCCGGATAAAGAATGGGTTATTGAAGCGAAAGATAAATACCGTAAAGGGCAAATTAAAGATGTTGAATGTAAACAGCAGTTAATCGATATATTGGTTGGAATAACGCAACCGATGCGTGAACGTCGAAAAATCTATGAAAAAGACTTAGGCGAGGTTTTACAGATTTTAAAGCAAGGAACGGAGCATGCCAATAAAATTGCTGAAGATACTTTGGATAAAGCTAAAACATTTATGAAACAAGATTACTTTAAACGTATTCTTAAATTTAAGAAAGAATAG
- a CDS encoding NUDIX domain-containing protein yields the protein MNSHFDRSDVKILQQQIVYQGHFQIKQLKVQFRLYNGEWSQPRLREVFERGEAVGVLLFDAHNDQLVLIEQFRAGIANKTKSPWLIEIVAGVIDKDESVEQAARRETQEESGLEITNLFPICQYWVSPGGSSERIYLFCGQVNAKLAQGIHGVPEEGEDIRLHVLKVKTAYSLLNQGKINNGSTIIALQWLQHNEQIVRDVFLKKSE from the coding sequence ATGAATTCCCATTTCGACCGTTCAGATGTCAAAATTTTGCAACAGCAAATAGTTTATCAAGGACATTTTCAGATAAAACAATTGAAAGTCCAATTTCGTCTATATAATGGGGAGTGGAGTCAGCCACGACTACGGGAAGTCTTTGAAAGAGGTGAGGCAGTGGGGGTTCTATTGTTTGATGCGCATAATGATCAACTGGTTTTAATCGAACAATTCCGAGCAGGAATTGCTAATAAAACCAAAAGCCCTTGGTTAATCGAAATAGTAGCCGGTGTCATTGATAAAGATGAAAGTGTAGAACAAGCAGCACGACGAGAAACACAGGAAGAAAGTGGTCTAGAAATAACGAATTTATTTCCCATTTGCCAATATTGGGTGAGTCCAGGAGGAAGCTCAGAACGTATTTATCTTTTCTGTGGACAAGTTAATGCCAAATTAGCACAAGGAATTCATGGGGTGCCTGAGGAAGGTGAAGATATTAGATTGCATGTTTTAAAAGTAAAAACCGCTTATAGTTTGCTTAATCAAGGAAAAATTAATAATGGTTCAACTATTATTGCTTTACAATGGTTACAACATAATGAGCAAATTGTGAGAGATGTATTTTTGAAAAAAAGCGAGTAA
- a CDS encoding TolC family outer membrane protein → MLFASFTPIFAADLLDIYKAALNSDPIYQAAVSTRLSQREAIPQSVAVLLPNISAQANVSNNYQNISQLPSSGQPNGLSNFQSQGYNISFRQPLININDWLAVKQANNTGKQADLTLAAAAQDLIIRVATAYFNVLSAQDTLRFAKAEKNADRTQLNQAQKRVQVGLDALTSVYEAKAAYDKSLATEISAENTLRNNQEALRQLTGQTYSSIKAFTKNIVLQSPQPNNIEQWIDAATQNNLKLMAARYGVEVARQKIKIQAAGHLPSLSLIGNYGKTDTFNNVPNSLNTNGGTLGLELDVPLFAGGAVSSKTRQAQYDFQTVSANLDNTYRLLMVNTRQKYNDVLADISKIKAEQQAIKSAQLSLDSTEESYKAGSRTVVDILIAQQNLYDAKRTAANDQYNYLLDTLSLKQAAGSLKPDDLMQINQLL, encoded by the coding sequence ATGCTTTTTGCATCCTTCACGCCTATTTTTGCTGCTGATTTACTCGATATTTATAAAGCAGCTTTAAATAGTGATCCCATCTATCAGGCTGCGGTATCCACCCGATTATCCCAACGCGAAGCGATACCTCAGAGTGTAGCTGTACTTTTACCTAATATCTCTGCCCAAGCGAATGTTTCAAATAATTATCAAAACATTAGTCAGCTTCCTTCTAGCGGGCAACCGAATGGATTAAGCAACTTCCAGTCTCAGGGATATAATATTTCCTTTAGACAACCTCTAATTAATATCAATGATTGGTTAGCAGTTAAGCAAGCTAATAATACCGGGAAACAAGCTGATCTAACATTAGCAGCAGCTGCACAAGATTTGATTATTCGCGTAGCGACTGCTTATTTTAATGTTTTATCCGCTCAAGACACGCTTCGATTCGCTAAAGCAGAAAAAAACGCTGATCGTACACAATTGAATCAAGCTCAGAAACGCGTCCAAGTAGGTTTAGATGCCTTGACCAGTGTTTACGAAGCAAAAGCAGCGTACGATAAATCACTCGCTACAGAAATAAGTGCAGAAAATACTTTACGCAATAATCAAGAGGCATTGCGCCAATTAACCGGACAGACTTATTCCTCCATAAAAGCCTTTACAAAAAACATAGTTTTGCAAAGCCCGCAACCCAACAATATCGAACAATGGATTGATGCAGCCACCCAGAATAATTTGAAGCTAATGGCTGCGCGCTATGGTGTAGAAGTCGCTCGACAGAAAATAAAGATACAAGCTGCTGGACATCTCCCTAGCTTAAGCTTAATAGGTAATTATGGAAAAACCGATACTTTTAATAATGTTCCTAATTCACTTAATACTAATGGCGGAACTTTAGGCTTAGAATTAGATGTTCCACTCTTTGCCGGCGGTGCAGTCTCTTCTAAAACCCGTCAAGCTCAATATGATTTTCAAACGGTTAGTGCTAATTTAGATAATACTTATCGACTACTGATGGTTAATACCCGACAAAAATATAATGATGTTCTTGCCGATATCAGCAAAATCAAAGCTGAGCAGCAAGCCATCAAATCAGCTCAACTTTCGTTAGATAGTACCGAAGAGAGCTATAAAGCAGGATCACGAACTGTCGTTGATATCTTGATTGCACAACAAAATCTCTATGATGCAAAACGTACTGCGGCTAATGATCAGTATAATTATCTGTTAGATACACTTTCACTAAAACAAGCCGCAGGTAGCCTAAAGCCCGATGATTTGATGCAAATTAATCAGTTGCTTTAA
- the dcd gene encoding dCTP deaminase, whose product MSIKSDAWICRMAKDYNMIAPFESKQVRQTATGRIISYGVSSYGYDVRCANEFRVFTNINSAIVDPKSFSKGSFVDIKNDVCIIPPNSFALAHTVEYFRIPRNILTICVGKSTYARCGIIVNVTPLEPEWEGQVTLEFSNTTPLPAKIYANEGVAQMLFLESDEVCQVSYRDRQGKYQGQRGVTLPVT is encoded by the coding sequence ATGTCCATTAAATCTGATGCATGGATTTGCCGCATGGCAAAAGATTACAATATGATAGCTCCGTTTGAATCGAAACAGGTGCGTCAAACGGCGACTGGGCGGATCATTTCTTATGGCGTTTCTAGCTATGGATATGATGTACGTTGTGCTAATGAGTTTCGTGTTTTTACGAATATCAATTCTGCTATTGTTGATCCTAAAAGTTTTTCTAAGGGAAGTTTTGTCGATATAAAAAATGATGTGTGTATTATTCCTCCGAATTCATTTGCTTTAGCGCATACGGTTGAATATTTTCGGATTCCACGAAATATTCTTACCATTTGTGTCGGTAAATCAACTTATGCACGTTGTGGAATTATTGTGAATGTCACTCCATTAGAACCCGAGTGGGAAGGTCAAGTTACCTTGGAGTTTTCCAATACGACGCCTTTACCTGCTAAAATATATGCTAATGAAGGTGTGGCACAGATGTTATTTTTGGAATCTGATGAGGTTTGCCAAGTTTCTTATCGGGATCGTCAAGGTAAGTATCAAGGTCAGAGAGGAGTGACCTTGCCCGTGACTTAA
- the apbC gene encoding iron-sulfur cluster carrier protein ApbC — protein sequence MLKLTDRVKYIIAVASGKGGVGKSTTAVNLALALAEKKSVKVGILDADIYGPNQPQMLGVSEKPTSKDGKTLEPVYAYGLQSMSIGYLIDVNTPMIWRGPMATGALQQLLNDTHWDNLDYLIVDLPPGTGDIQLTLTQKIPLAGAVIITTPQDIALLDVRKAIGMFNKVKVPLLGVVENMCMHVCRQCGHEEPIFGDGGGERIAKEYNINLLGVLPLDSRIRKQADSGRPIFIAEPHSAIADVYREIANRIVEQLSQSKAAYRFPKIVIEKK from the coding sequence ATGTTAAAACTTACTGATCGAGTCAAATATATAATTGCAGTTGCCTCCGGAAAAGGGGGTGTTGGCAAATCAACAACTGCTGTAAATCTAGCATTGGCACTCGCAGAGAAAAAAAGTGTTAAAGTTGGAATCTTAGATGCAGATATCTATGGCCCTAATCAACCTCAGATGTTAGGTGTCAGTGAGAAGCCAACTAGCAAAGATGGTAAAACCTTAGAGCCTGTATATGCTTATGGCTTACAATCTATGTCTATAGGTTATTTAATTGATGTTAATACGCCTATGATATGGCGCGGACCGATGGCAACAGGTGCTTTACAGCAATTGTTAAATGATACACATTGGGATAATTTGGATTATTTAATCGTCGATTTACCGCCGGGTACTGGCGATATCCAATTGACCCTCACACAAAAAATCCCTCTCGCCGGAGCAGTGATTATAACGACTCCTCAAGATATTGCTTTGTTGGATGTACGTAAAGCGATAGGAATGTTTAATAAAGTTAAAGTGCCTTTATTGGGTGTAGTTGAGAATATGTGTATGCATGTTTGTAGGCAATGTGGTCATGAGGAACCTATTTTTGGTGATGGTGGTGGGGAACGAATTGCCAAAGAGTACAATATTAATTTATTAGGTGTTTTACCGTTAGACAGCCGGATTCGTAAACAAGCCGATTCGGGCAGACCTATTTTTATTGCAGAACCACACAGTGCAATTGCTGATGTCTATCGAGAAATAGCCAATAGAATAGTTGAACAGCTAAGTCAATCAAAGGCAGCTTATCGGTTTCCGAAAATTGTCATAGAGAAAAAATAG